CGGGGATGAGGTGCCAGAAGCGGTCGGGCCGGCCCATGTCCACCACCACGAACAGCAGGCACATGACAATGGCGCTGATCGCGAGAATCTCGCCCAGCAGGGCCACCTCCTTGATCGGCCCCCAATGATAAATGTAAGCGGGGATGACGAGAACGACTGCGGCGGCGGCGACGCCGACCAGGAAGGTGAAGTTGCCGATGTAGAACGCCCACGACACCTGGTCGCGCATGTTGGTCACGATCAGGCCGCTGTTGAACTGATCGATGTACGCCAGCACGCCCCACACGATCAGCGCCACCAGAAATCCGACCCACAGCCAGTAAGCCTTGCCGCCGCGAAGGACGAAGCGAGCGCTGGTTGCGATGAACTGCAGTGGTCCCATGTGCCCTCGCTAGATGCCGTAGAAGTAATAGAACTTGGGCTCGGTCTTGAGTTCGGCCTTGAGCACGAAGACGCGCTTCTCGCGCAGGATGCGCGCGATCTCGCTCTCGGGATCAAGCAGGTTGCCGAACTTGCGGGCGCCGACGGGGCAGATCTCGACGCAGGCGGGGTAGCGGCCGGCGCGCACGCGCTGGATGCAGAACGTGCACTTCTCGACCACGCCGCGCGGACGCGGCCGGTTGCCGAGCACGTGCATGTTCGGATTCAACTCGGCGGCCGGCACCTCCGGCTCGCCCCAGTTGAAATGGCGCGCGCCGTACGGGCAGGCCGACATGCAACAGCGGCAGCCGATGCACCAGTCGTAGTCGATGACCACGATGCCGTCGGGCTCCTGCCAGGTGGCGCCGACCGGGCAGACCCGTGTGCACTGCGGCGTGCGGCACTGCTGGCAGGCCACCGGCAAGTAGAAGTGCTCGGGGTCGGGCACTTGCTCGGGGTTGTAGTACGGGTTCGCCGCCTCGAAATCGATGCCCTTCTTCTTCTCCATTTCGAGCACGCGGATCCACTGGATCTGGGGATTGCGCGACTGGTTGTTTTCTTTGACGCAGGCGTAAACGCAACGCCGGCAGCCAATACAGCGCGAGAGATCGAGGGCATATCCGAAGACCACGCCCGGCTGCGCCGGGAGAGCCGAGACCTGCACCTGTGTGCCGAAGCGCTTGGCGTAGTCGGCGTGCAACCTACCGAGGCGCGCCTCGACTTCCGGCGGCGACAGCTCGAGGAAATGCTTCTGCAGGTAGGCCTCGCGCACTTCGGGTGAGCAGCCGGCTAGGAAGCCGGCCGCCGCCATGCCTACCGCCGTAAGGAAGTCACGCCGGCTGAGGGTGACCGGGTCGACCTTGGCGTCGTCCTCGGTATCACCACAGGTGATCGCGTCAGTGCGCGGGTCCGGCATCGCCGTTCTCCTTGGTGTCCGCATCCGTGCCGGGCCCGCCGCTGGCCGCGGCGGCGAGCGCGTCTTCGGAACGTAGGAACTGCGGCCGCACCGGCGGCGGCAGGGGCTGGAGGGAGGCAAACCGCGGGCTGTGGGGATTGTGGCAGTGCACGCACAGCAGATAGCGCTTCGATCCTTGCCAGTAACCGGTGCGCTTGCCGTGGATGCCGCTGCGCCAGTCGCGGTACTGCGTTCCGTGGCACTGGCCGCACAGCCGGTAGGATTCGGTGAACGGCACCAGCGCTCCGCTCGCCAGCCGCAGATGGTCCCGGTCCTCGGCGTCGTGGCAATCGAGGCACCAGCGGTGTTCTTCGTCGTGGTGCAGCACGATATCGCCGTGCATGGCTTCGAGTACGCGCCGCTCGCCGTTGGCGGGAATGCTGCCATGGCACTCCATGCACGGGAACACCCCTTCACTGAAGGGCGGGGCCGGAACCGGGAACAGTACGGCCCCGGCGCCTGGCGGTGCTGCACCTGCGCCGGCAGCTCCGATCAACCCTTCCTCCTTGGCAAACACCGCCGGGAAGTCCGCCGGGCTGAAGGCCTTGTTGGCTGCGGTTCCCTCAGGCGGAATCACCGGCTTCGCCCGGACGATCACCACTAGTATGGCGAGCACGGTCACCGCCGACATTATCAGCAACGGCACGAGCGCGTTCGAACGGGCGATCGAGAACTCGCGGTCGAACTCCTCGCTCTGCCCGCCCGCCGATTCTCGGCTCGGCCGTGGTGGTTCGATTTCGCTCATGACACTGGCCTCACCTCATTTGCTCCGGCCGGGCGATCGCAGGAACGCGGCCAGGTGGCGCATCTCGTCATTATCGAAACGCGGCCATGGCGACGGCAGCTGCGCCGCCGTCTTGGTGCTGGCGGCAGCGTGGTTCCACATGGCGGCGGCCCAATGCAGCGGCGAACGCAGCGCTTTGGCAGCGGCGAGATCCGGCCCGGTCTGCGACCCCTCAGCGCCGGCACTGTGGCACTGCGCGCACGACTTCTCCCGAAACAGCACCGCCCCCGTGCTCGGGTCGCCGCTCTCGTCCGTGTACTGGATGAAGTAAAGGTAGGCGAGAAGGTCCGCCATCTCGGGTTCCGCGAGTTTGGGTACCGGCAGGCCCAACTCTTTCATCTTCGCCCACATGGCTGGACCGTGATTCCAAAAGGCCGCCGCCAGGCCTCCGGCACGCCGTGCGGTTCGCTTGCCGAGGTCGGGGCCCACGGCGCCACCCACGCCGGCTACCGCGTGGCACTTAATGCAGCCCTTCTCGCGGAACAGCTTCTGACCCGCGCGCGGGTTTCCCGCCTGCGTGTAAGCGAGATCCAGGGCCGTCGCCGCGCGCAGCTCGCCGCGGATGAGGGCGACGATATCGTTTACATCGCCGTCCTCGAGACGGGGCCGCACGAGCTTCAGCTCGGTCATCTTGACCGCCATCTCCGGACCGTGGTTCCACAGCGCCTGGGCCATGAAGGCAGCCGACGCGTAATCCTTCAACTCGTCGAGTCGCGGGCCGACGTTGCCGCCACGGCCGCGAAACTGGTGGCAGCGGGCGCACGAGCGTTGCCGGAAAAGCTGCTTCCCTCGCTCGGCATCGCCCAGCTCGCCGACAAACCTGACGGAGAACAGGTAAGCCACCAGCTTGCCCATCTCCTCGGGTGAACACAGAACCGGCTCGCCCTGGCGCTGTCGCAGCGCCTCGATCGTTGCCGGTGTGTGATTCCACAGACTGCCGGCCAACTGCAGGGCGTCGCGCCAAGGGCCTTCGCGTCCAAGGTCGGGGCCGGCTACCGCGGCGTTGCCCTCGCCCCAGAGGCGGTGGCAGCGAACGCAGCCTTTGCTCTCGAATAGCGGCCGGCCTTCGATCAGCGGTTGATTGGGCGGCTCGATCTCGCCCGCTCGTCCCGGCTTCGGCAGCACGCAAGCGAGCAGACCGAGCGTGCCGATCACTACAGCTGCGGCCTGCAGTAACCCCTTGCTACTGGTGTAAGCGAGAGCCAAACCCTTGGCATTTGCCATTCGTCTCACACTTCGAGCCGCTGCCGGCTCTTTCCCGCGCCGCGGCAGTGCCGCTGCCGTGCCGCCGTACTCTGCCCCCACACAGGCTCCATTCTAACTCCGCCACTGCGGGAAAGCACGCACGCCACTGGGGGAAATCCCCCGCTGCGTGAATTCCCTCAGCTGCTGAATCCGAACTTCTGCATCCGATAGCGCAACGCATCTCTGCTGATCCCGAGAAGCTGGGCCGCCCGCGTCTGATTGCCCTCGGCTATCTCCAGTGACTGCCTAACAAATTCCTTTTCTACCTCCTCCAGCGAGATCCCTGCGGGCGGCAGCCGATAGGTGTTGCTGGTGGGCCACACCGCCGCTGCGCTTGCCGGGTCACTACCCGGGGGGAGTACCGATGCGCCGGCGAGTGCGCCCGGCGTGGTGATCTCGGGCGGCAGATGCTCAGGCAGAATGGTGTCGCCCCTTTCGAGGATCAAGATACGCTCCAGCAGGTTGCGCAGCTCACGCACGTTGCCGGGCCAGGGGTAGGCCACCAACAGCTTGAGCGCCTCGGCCGAAATCTTGCGGAAGCTCTTGCGGAACTCGGCGTTGTACTTGGCCATGTAGTGGTGGAGCAGCGCCGGGATATCGTCGCGCCGCTCGCGCAGGGGCGGCAAGACGATGGGGATTACTTTCAAGCGATAGTAGAGGTCTTCGCGGAAGCGACCTTCGCGCACGGCGCTCTCCAGGTCAGCGTTGGTGGCGGCCACGATGCGGATGTCCACGTGGTGGTCAACGGTACCGCCGAGGCGCTTGAACTGCTTGCTCTCGATGAACTTGAGGAACTTGGCCTGTGAAACCAGGGGCATATCGCCGACCTCGTCCAAGAACAGCGTGCCGCCGCTGGCCAACTCCAGCAGGCCGCGCTTGGTGGCCTTGGCGTCGGTGAACGCCCCTTTTTCGTAGCCGAACAGCTCGCTCTCGAAGAGGGTCTCGGGCATGGCAGTGCAGGAGATATCTAAGAACGGGCCGTCGGCCCGGCGGCTGCAGTAATGGATGGCGCGGGCGAAGAGGTCCTTGCCGGTACCGTTCTCTCCGCGCAACAGGACCGTGGCGGCATCGCTCTGAGCGACCTTCTCCACCAGCCCCAAGACCTGGCGCATTCTTTCTGATTTGCCGATGATATTCTCCCAGCTGTACGCCTTCTTGCGTTCCTGACGCAGCTCGCCGACCTCGCGGCGCAGGCTAATGGTTTCCAGCGCCTTCTCGACGATGACTTCGAGCTCGTTGAAGTCGAACGGTTTCTTCAGGTAGTCGTACGCCCCCAAGCGGGTGGCCTCGACGGCCGTACGAATCTCGCCGAAAGCGGTCATGATGATGACCGCCACTTCCGATCCGGCTTCGTCCTTCAGGCTCTTGAGCACGGTGAGACCGTCACCGTCGGGCAGCCGCAGATCGAGGAACACCACGTCGGGTGCGAGCTCGCGAAACAGCGCCGTACCCTCGGCGGCGCTTTCGGCGCTGGCGACCTCGTAATCGGCGGCCCGCAACGTTTGCTCAACGGACCACCGGATCATCGATTCGTCGTCGATGACGAGCACCTTGGCCTTGGGCATGGCGGGCTACGTCTCCTGACTCGGTGGGGTAAGGGCGGGCAGTTCGACGCGGACGCAGGTGCCGCTGCCGGGGGCGCTGCGCAGCGAAATCCGCCCCCGATGCTGCTCGATGATTTGTTTGGCGATCGGCAGCCCCAGCCCGGTTCCCTGGGCTTTGGTGCTGAAGAACGGGAGAAAAGCCTTGGCCGCCTCTTCGGCGGTCATGCCCTTGCCCGTGTCTTCAATCTCGATGCAAGCCAAGCCCGCAGCGCCGTTGTCTCTCGCCACCTCCGTGCGCAACGCGACCTGCCCACCCGCGGCCGTGGCTTGGATGGCATTGAGAATGAGGTTTATCAGCACTTGCTGGATTTGGTACGGGTCGGCATTGACCGTTGCGGCACTGCCGTTCTCTTCCGCGCCCGGGGCGGTCTGCTTGATGAGATGCACCCGTGCTTTCTTGGCTTCGCTCTGCACCAGCGACAGCGCCAGGCCGACTATGTCGTCGAGTTTGACGGGGTGGAGCTGCGGCTGCGAGGGGCGCGAATAGTGAAGGATATCTTCCACGGACTTGTTCAGGCGATCGATCAGGTGGTGGGTTTGCCGAACCACCTCGCGGCGCGGATCGTCGCTGGGAAAATCCCGGCTCAAGACCGAAAGGACGCCGCTGATACCGGTCAGGGGATTGCGGATTTCGTGCGCCACCGCGGCTGCCATCTCGCCGATCGTGGCCAGGCGATCGGCCCGCGCCAATTGCTCCTGGTGGTAGCGTTCGAGTTGATCTTGGGCAATGTCGAGCTTGGAAATCATGTCGTT
Above is a genomic segment from Deltaproteobacteria bacterium containing:
- a CDS encoding 4Fe-4S dicluster domain-containing protein, whose product is MPDPRTDAITCGDTEDDAKVDPVTLSRRDFLTAVGMAAAGFLAGCSPEVREAYLQKHFLELSPPEVEARLGRLHADYAKRFGTQVQVSALPAQPGVVFGYALDLSRCIGCRRCVYACVKENNQSRNPQIQWIRVLEMEKKKGIDFEAANPYYNPEQVPDPEHFYLPVACQQCRTPQCTRVCPVGATWQEPDGIVVIDYDWCIGCRCCMSACPYGARHFNWGEPEVPAAELNPNMHVLGNRPRPRGVVEKCTFCIQRVRAGRYPACVEICPVGARKFGNLLDPESEIARILREKRVFVLKAELKTEPKFYYFYGI
- a CDS encoding c-type cytochrome, producing MANAKGLALAYTSSKGLLQAAAVVIGTLGLLACVLPKPGRAGEIEPPNQPLIEGRPLFESKGCVRCHRLWGEGNAAVAGPDLGREGPWRDALQLAGSLWNHTPATIEALRQRQGEPVLCSPEEMGKLVAYLFSVRFVGELGDAERGKQLFRQRSCARCHQFRGRGGNVGPRLDELKDYASAAFMAQALWNHGPEMAVKMTELKLVRPRLEDGDVNDIVALIRGELRAATALDLAYTQAGNPRAGQKLFREKGCIKCHAVAGVGGAVGPDLGKRTARRAGGLAAAFWNHGPAMWAKMKELGLPVPKLAEPEMADLLAYLYFIQYTDESGDPSTGAVLFREKSCAQCHSAGAEGSQTGPDLAAAKALRSPLHWAAAMWNHAAASTKTAAQLPSPWPRFDNDEMRHLAAFLRSPGRSK
- a CDS encoding sigma-54-dependent Fis family transcriptional regulator, whose translation is MPKAKVLVIDDESMIRWSVEQTLRAADYEVASAESAAEGTALFRELAPDVVFLDLRLPDGDGLTVLKSLKDEAGSEVAVIIMTAFGEIRTAVEATRLGAYDYLKKPFDFNELEVIVEKALETISLRREVGELRQERKKAYSWENIIGKSERMRQVLGLVEKVAQSDAATVLLRGENGTGKDLFARAIHYCSRRADGPFLDISCTAMPETLFESELFGYEKGAFTDAKATKRGLLELASGGTLFLDEVGDMPLVSQAKFLKFIESKQFKRLGGTVDHHVDIRIVAATNADLESAVREGRFREDLYYRLKVIPIVLPPLRERRDDIPALLHHYMAKYNAEFRKSFRKISAEALKLLVAYPWPGNVRELRNLLERILILERGDTILPEHLPPEITTPGALAGASVLPPGSDPASAAAVWPTSNTYRLPPAGISLEEVEKEFVRQSLEIAEGNQTRAAQLLGISRDALRYRMQKFGFSS
- a CDS encoding HAMP domain-containing protein produces the protein MGFATRIAAAIGSSLKLKLSLFIVTILALTVGIAPWSAIRTQEQQLQRAAQARLRALHEMLGKTIITTCMLVGERESVQRVVEVTTGHQDIRSVRLFDAHGVIKYSSDVAELGTQLSAAELTRHYGQVDPIVVREGGNVNLTLAQPLFNRPECVSCHDATHKILGVLQVSLSLDGMRAQLAVLKRSALVATLITLGVIAIGIWLSLTVLVDHPLQQLVEVMERAERGDLSVRANARKSDEIGWLARHFNDMISKLDIAQDQLERYHQEQLARADRLATIGEMAAAVAHEIRNPLTGISGVLSVLSRDFPSDDPRREVVRQTHHLIDRLNKSVEDILHYSRPSQPQLHPVKLDDIVGLALSLVQSEAKKARVHLIKQTAPGAEENGSAATVNADPYQIQQVLINLILNAIQATAAGGQVALRTEVARDNGAAGLACIEIEDTGKGMTAEEAAKAFLPFFSTKAQGTGLGLPIAKQIIEQHRGRISLRSAPGSGTCVRVELPALTPPSQET